A window of Coregonus clupeaformis isolate EN_2021a chromosome 28, ASM2061545v1, whole genome shotgun sequence contains these coding sequences:
- the LOC121543326 gene encoding protein SON isoform X2 has product MAANIEQIFRDFVVNKIKEIEDESQDIILTDEGHPNGKTAERADGINNTQDKDGVTNKEEGDVPQKKHKKHKKHKKHKSKKKKRKEEKESDSESAADSDGDQAKTGEEDDGRSKRHKRHSGKKKKKKRKKDGKSNSSSESESESKPQPGNKESKPQDLPDIIPKLEEKCSEKSSSRRSRSRSGKRRSRSRDRRGRSRSRSGRRGVGHTRSRSRHRRSGSRSRRSGSRRGRRTRSRSLVILKKDRRSRSRSRRRSKSKTRSQSRRREMSSRSPSPSRNDKSKSGSASRDSPSAEKDPSAALAKDESAVKDENVMVPIDPPALASESSIDGVVNMAVASGGGWKPIPLLGDSNKGEPAVSSQHSECLTSPQKCPIPPEVPSGEQHEASPDHHSTSVSDPNHSCQPTGEPGESDGPVTSETLYGSVDSLPPKTDADGGDKVTPQGEDGELAASPQPKSQPTSGEAETTEKEGASSKSRSPSKRKKSRSKSPAQKKRSDAKSSKKRRSRSKSPGRKKKSRSSSRSRKRKSKSRTPSRRKKSRSKSGTRKKKSRSKSRTRNKRSKSRSPKRKRSKSRSPARRSKRSRSRSGSRRRGRGAFGSHQLSQRDRWKREPSHSPVLILRKKRSPARTNRDTSKSPPRLTELDKDQLLEIAKANAAAMCAKAGIPIPESLRPKAVLQLPLPNPMSFSMPMNMNMPMNMTMNMPMSMTMNAAMASMTAATMTAALASMGSMASMHQMAPLPSITNKPPPGPPQPNMATIEDVKRKVAKQANSISIKEFTDKCKKIVERGGELAIAEPRISDDEEDGKPFGRAALREVKGISFSLNNASVRPSPALAVRSEAAFAKEFPVSSGSQHRKKEGDGGGAYGEWVTVDKKAEKAKAAAATKALATAAKETSPGDAPLSAVSVATEEPAIVKESDSVFPEPPLQPVDITQAVGERMKAQKRLAENPYDVSAICMLSRAQEQVDAWAQSNTIPGLFTGSTGATVLSSEELSNSGPQAWIKKQVQMQY; this is encoded by the exons ATGGCGGCCAACATCGAGCAAATCTTTCGCGATTTCGTAGTAAATAAGATAAAAGAAATTGAAGATGAGAGTCAAGATATCAT TCTGACAGATGAAGGCCATCCCAATGGTAAAACTGCAGAAAGAGCAGATGGGATCAACAACACACAAG ATAAAGATGGCGTAACCAATAAGGAAGAGGGTGATGTCCCACAAAAGAAACACAAGAAACACAAGAAGcacaagaaacacaaaagcaaaaAGAAGAAACgtaaggaagagaaagagagtgactcAGAATCGGCAGCAGACTCAGATGGAGACCAGGCAAAGACTG GGGAAGAGGATGATGGGAGATCCAAGCGGCATAAACGACATTctgggaagaagaagaagaaaaagcgGAAGAAAGATGGCAAGTCCAACAGCTCATCTGAATCGGAGTCCGAGTCGAAGCCTCAGCCTGGGAACAAGGAGAGCAAACCTCAGGATCTGCCTGATATCATCCCTAAACTAGAGGAGAAGTGTTCTGAAAAGTCCTCCTCCAGACGCTCACGGTCTCGTTCAGGCAAGCGCAGGTCCAGATCCCGGGACAGGAGAGGGAGATCCAGATCGAGGTCCGGTAGAAGAGGTGTCGGACACACACGTTCCAGATCAAGGCACCGGAGGTCCGGGTCGCGTTCTAGAAGGTCCGGGTCCAGGAGAGGCAGGAGAACCCGGTCAAGGTCCCTGGTGATCTTGAAGAAAGACAGACGGTCCAGATCGAGATCCAGAAGGCGATCGAAATCTAAGACGAGATCTCAGTCGAGacgccgagagatgagttcaagATCTCCCTCTCCGTCCAGAAACGACAAATCCAAATCCGGGTCTGCCTCAAGAGACAGCCCATCGGCCGAGAAGGATCCCTCTGCGGCCCTGGCCAAAGATGAGTCTGCTGTGAAAGACGAAAACGTAATGGTTCCAATCGATCCGCCAGCCCTAGCTTCCGAAAGCAGCATTGATGGTGTCGTCAATATGGCCGTCGCCTCTGGAGGAGGGTGGAAGCCGATACCCTTATTAGGGGACAGCAATAAGGGAGAGCCAGCCGTTTCCTCCCAGCACTCAGAATGTCTGACGTCTCCACAGAAGTGCCCTATTCCTCCCGAGGTGCCTTCAGGTGAGCAGCATGAGGCCTCCCCTGACCACCATTCAACGTCAGTCTCTGATCCTAACCACAGCTGCCAGCCAACTGGTGAGCCAGGGGAATCGGATGGACCTGTTACTTCAGAAACCCTGTATGGCTCTGTAGATTCCCTACCCCCCAAAACGGATGCTGATGGAGGGGACAAGGTGACACCTCAGGGTGAAGATGGAGAGCTGGCTGCCTCACCTCAACCTAAATCACAGCCAACATCTGGAGAGGCAGAGACGACAGAGAAGGAAGGAGCGTCTTCAAAGTCCAGGTCTCCTTCAAAGAGGAAAAAGTCCAGGTCAAAGTCTCCTGCTCAGAAGAAACGCTCTGATGCAAAGTCCTCCAAGAAGAGGAGGTCCAGATCCAAGTCTCCAGGGAGGAAGAAGAAATCAAGGTCCTCGTCGCGAAGCCGCAAGAGGAAGTCCAAATCTAGGACGCCGTCTCGGAGGAAGAAGTCTCGTTCAAAGTCTGGGACGAGAAAGAAGAAATCACGATCCAAATCCAGAACGCGGAACAAGCGCTCAAAGTCTAGGTCACCGAAAAGGAAACGGTCCAAGTCACGGTCTCCTGCTCGGAGGTCAAAGCGATCGAGGTCGCGCTCCGGTTCGCGGCGGAGGGGGAGGGGTGCATTCGGCAGCCACCAGCTGAGCCAGAGGGACCGCTGGAAGCGTGAGCCAAGCCACTCCCCAGTCCTCATCCTCCGCAAGAAGAGGTCCCCGGCACGCACCAACCGCGACACCAGCAAAAGCCCGCCACGACTCACAGAGCTGG ATAAAGACCAGTTACTGGAGATTGCTAAGGCTAATGCAGCCGCCATGTGTGCCAAGGCCGGGATACCCATCCCAGAGAGCCTGCGACCCAAAGCAGTCCTCCAGCTGCCTTTACCCAACCCCATGTCCTTCTCCATGCCCATGAATATGAACATGCCCATGAACATGACTATGAACATGCCTATGAGCATGACCATGAATGCAGCTATGGCTAGCATGACGGCTGCCACAATGACGGCTGCCCTGGCCAGTATGGGATCTATGGCCTCCATGCACCAGATGGCCCCGCTCCCCAGCATCACCAACAAGCCCCCGCCAGGTCCCCCCCAGCCCAACATGGCCACCATCGAGGATGTGAAGAGGAAGGTGGCCAAGCAGGCCAACAGCATCAGCATCAAGGAGTTCACTGAC AAGTGTAAGAAGAtagtggagaggggaggggagctgGCCATCGCTGAGCCCCGTATATCTGACGACGAGGAAGACGGCAAACCGTTTGGACGAGCCGCCCTGAGGGAGGTCAAGGGCATCTCCTTCAGCCTCAAT aaCGCGTCCGTGCGTCCATCGCCGGCGTTGGCAGTTCGGAGCGAGGCGGCGTTCGCCAAGGAGTTCCCCGTGTCATCGGGCTCCCAGCACAGGAAGAAGGAGGGCGACGGGGGAGGGGCTTACGGAGAGTGGGTGACCGTCGACAAGAAGGCGGAAAAGGCCAAAGCGGCGGCGGCGACCAAGGCCTTGGCAACGGCTGCCAAGGAAACTTCGCCTGGGGATGCGCCTTTGTCTGCGGTGTCCGTGGCAACGGAGGAGCCGGCGATCGTCAAGGAGAGTGATAGTGTGTTCCCGGAGCCTCCGCTACAG CCTGTAGACATCACCCAGGCAGTTGGTGAGAGGATGAAGGCCCAGAAGCGTCTGGCGGAGAACCCGTACGACGTCAGCGCCATCTGCATGCTCAGCCGTGCTCAGGAAcag GTGGATGCGTGGGCCCAGTCCAACACCATCCCTGGTCTGTTTACAGGTTCTACTGGAGCCACGGTGCTCAGCTCAGAGGAGCTGTCCAACAGCGGACCACAGGCCTGGATCAAAAAG CAGGTGCAAATGCAGTACTGA
- the LOC121543326 gene encoding protein SON isoform X3, producing MAANIEQIFRDFVVNKIKEIEDESQDIILTDEGHPNGKTAERADGINNTQDKDGVTNKEEGDVPQKKHKKHKKHKKHKSKKKKRKEEKESDSESAADSDGDQAKTGEEDDGRSKRHKRHSGKKKKKKRKKDGKSNSSSESESESKPQPGNKESKPQDLPDIIPKLEEKCSEKSSSRRSRSRSGKRRSRSRDRRGRSRSRSGRRGVGHTRSRSRHRRSGSRSRRSGSRRGRRTRSRSLVILKKDRRSRSRSRRRSKSKTRSQSRRREMSSRSPSPSRNDKSKSGSASRDSPSAEKDPSAALAKDESAVKDENVMVPIDPPALASESSIDGVVNMAVASGGGWKPIPLLGDSNKGEPAVSSQHSECLTSPQKCPIPPEVPSGEQHEASPDHHSTSVSDPNHSCQPTGEPGESDGPVTSETLYGSVDSLPPKTDADGGDKVTPQGEDGELAASPQPKSQPTSGEAETTEKEGASSKSRSPSKRKKSRSKSPAQKKRSDAKSSKKRRSRSKSPGRKKKSRSSSRSRKRKSKSRTPSRRKKSRSKSGTRKKKSRSKSRTRNKRSKSRSPKRKRSKSRSPARRSKRSRSRSGSRRRGRGAFGSHQLSQRDRWKREPSHSPVLILRKKRSPARTNRDTSKSPPRLTELDKDQLLEIAKANAAAMCAKAGIPIPESLRPKAVLQLPLPNPMSFSMPMNMNMPMNMTMNMPMSMTMNAAMASMTAATMTAALASMGSMASMHQMAPLPSITNKPPPGPPQPNMATIEDVKRKVAKQANSISIKEFTDKCKKIVERGGELAIAEPRISDDEEDGKPFGRAALREVKGISFSLNNASVRPSPALAVRSEAAFAKEFPVSSGSQHRKKEGDGGGAYGEWVTVDKKAEKAKAAAATKALATAAKETSPGDAPLSAVSVATEEPAIVKESDSVFPEPPLQPVDITQAVGERMKAQKRLAENPYDVSAICMLSRAQEQVDAWAQSNTIPGLFTGSTGATVLSSEELSNSGPQAWIKKGQSL from the exons ATGGCGGCCAACATCGAGCAAATCTTTCGCGATTTCGTAGTAAATAAGATAAAAGAAATTGAAGATGAGAGTCAAGATATCAT TCTGACAGATGAAGGCCATCCCAATGGTAAAACTGCAGAAAGAGCAGATGGGATCAACAACACACAAG ATAAAGATGGCGTAACCAATAAGGAAGAGGGTGATGTCCCACAAAAGAAACACAAGAAACACAAGAAGcacaagaaacacaaaagcaaaaAGAAGAAACgtaaggaagagaaagagagtgactcAGAATCGGCAGCAGACTCAGATGGAGACCAGGCAAAGACTG GGGAAGAGGATGATGGGAGATCCAAGCGGCATAAACGACATTctgggaagaagaagaagaaaaagcgGAAGAAAGATGGCAAGTCCAACAGCTCATCTGAATCGGAGTCCGAGTCGAAGCCTCAGCCTGGGAACAAGGAGAGCAAACCTCAGGATCTGCCTGATATCATCCCTAAACTAGAGGAGAAGTGTTCTGAAAAGTCCTCCTCCAGACGCTCACGGTCTCGTTCAGGCAAGCGCAGGTCCAGATCCCGGGACAGGAGAGGGAGATCCAGATCGAGGTCCGGTAGAAGAGGTGTCGGACACACACGTTCCAGATCAAGGCACCGGAGGTCCGGGTCGCGTTCTAGAAGGTCCGGGTCCAGGAGAGGCAGGAGAACCCGGTCAAGGTCCCTGGTGATCTTGAAGAAAGACAGACGGTCCAGATCGAGATCCAGAAGGCGATCGAAATCTAAGACGAGATCTCAGTCGAGacgccgagagatgagttcaagATCTCCCTCTCCGTCCAGAAACGACAAATCCAAATCCGGGTCTGCCTCAAGAGACAGCCCATCGGCCGAGAAGGATCCCTCTGCGGCCCTGGCCAAAGATGAGTCTGCTGTGAAAGACGAAAACGTAATGGTTCCAATCGATCCGCCAGCCCTAGCTTCCGAAAGCAGCATTGATGGTGTCGTCAATATGGCCGTCGCCTCTGGAGGAGGGTGGAAGCCGATACCCTTATTAGGGGACAGCAATAAGGGAGAGCCAGCCGTTTCCTCCCAGCACTCAGAATGTCTGACGTCTCCACAGAAGTGCCCTATTCCTCCCGAGGTGCCTTCAGGTGAGCAGCATGAGGCCTCCCCTGACCACCATTCAACGTCAGTCTCTGATCCTAACCACAGCTGCCAGCCAACTGGTGAGCCAGGGGAATCGGATGGACCTGTTACTTCAGAAACCCTGTATGGCTCTGTAGATTCCCTACCCCCCAAAACGGATGCTGATGGAGGGGACAAGGTGACACCTCAGGGTGAAGATGGAGAGCTGGCTGCCTCACCTCAACCTAAATCACAGCCAACATCTGGAGAGGCAGAGACGACAGAGAAGGAAGGAGCGTCTTCAAAGTCCAGGTCTCCTTCAAAGAGGAAAAAGTCCAGGTCAAAGTCTCCTGCTCAGAAGAAACGCTCTGATGCAAAGTCCTCCAAGAAGAGGAGGTCCAGATCCAAGTCTCCAGGGAGGAAGAAGAAATCAAGGTCCTCGTCGCGAAGCCGCAAGAGGAAGTCCAAATCTAGGACGCCGTCTCGGAGGAAGAAGTCTCGTTCAAAGTCTGGGACGAGAAAGAAGAAATCACGATCCAAATCCAGAACGCGGAACAAGCGCTCAAAGTCTAGGTCACCGAAAAGGAAACGGTCCAAGTCACGGTCTCCTGCTCGGAGGTCAAAGCGATCGAGGTCGCGCTCCGGTTCGCGGCGGAGGGGGAGGGGTGCATTCGGCAGCCACCAGCTGAGCCAGAGGGACCGCTGGAAGCGTGAGCCAAGCCACTCCCCAGTCCTCATCCTCCGCAAGAAGAGGTCCCCGGCACGCACCAACCGCGACACCAGCAAAAGCCCGCCACGACTCACAGAGCTGG ATAAAGACCAGTTACTGGAGATTGCTAAGGCTAATGCAGCCGCCATGTGTGCCAAGGCCGGGATACCCATCCCAGAGAGCCTGCGACCCAAAGCAGTCCTCCAGCTGCCTTTACCCAACCCCATGTCCTTCTCCATGCCCATGAATATGAACATGCCCATGAACATGACTATGAACATGCCTATGAGCATGACCATGAATGCAGCTATGGCTAGCATGACGGCTGCCACAATGACGGCTGCCCTGGCCAGTATGGGATCTATGGCCTCCATGCACCAGATGGCCCCGCTCCCCAGCATCACCAACAAGCCCCCGCCAGGTCCCCCCCAGCCCAACATGGCCACCATCGAGGATGTGAAGAGGAAGGTGGCCAAGCAGGCCAACAGCATCAGCATCAAGGAGTTCACTGAC AAGTGTAAGAAGAtagtggagaggggaggggagctgGCCATCGCTGAGCCCCGTATATCTGACGACGAGGAAGACGGCAAACCGTTTGGACGAGCCGCCCTGAGGGAGGTCAAGGGCATCTCCTTCAGCCTCAAT aaCGCGTCCGTGCGTCCATCGCCGGCGTTGGCAGTTCGGAGCGAGGCGGCGTTCGCCAAGGAGTTCCCCGTGTCATCGGGCTCCCAGCACAGGAAGAAGGAGGGCGACGGGGGAGGGGCTTACGGAGAGTGGGTGACCGTCGACAAGAAGGCGGAAAAGGCCAAAGCGGCGGCGGCGACCAAGGCCTTGGCAACGGCTGCCAAGGAAACTTCGCCTGGGGATGCGCCTTTGTCTGCGGTGTCCGTGGCAACGGAGGAGCCGGCGATCGTCAAGGAGAGTGATAGTGTGTTCCCGGAGCCTCCGCTACAG CCTGTAGACATCACCCAGGCAGTTGGTGAGAGGATGAAGGCCCAGAAGCGTCTGGCGGAGAACCCGTACGACGTCAGCGCCATCTGCATGCTCAGCCGTGCTCAGGAAcag GTGGATGCGTGGGCCCAGTCCAACACCATCCCTGGTCTGTTTACAGGTTCTACTGGAGCCACGGTGCTCAGCTCAGAGGAGCTGTCCAACAGCGGACCACAGGCCTGGATCAAAAAG GGTCAGTCCTTGTAG
- the LOC121543326 gene encoding protein SON isoform X1 produces the protein MAANIEQIFRDFVVNKIKEIEDESQDIILTDEGHPNGKTAERADGINNTQDKDGVTNKEEGDVPQKKHKKHKKHKKHKSKKKKRKEEKESDSESAADSDGDQAKTGEEDDGRSKRHKRHSGKKKKKKRKKDGKSNSSSESESESKPQPGNKESKPQDLPDIIPKLEEKCSEKSSSRRSRSRSGKRRSRSRDRRGRSRSRSGRRGVGHTRSRSRHRRSGSRSRRSGSRRGRRTRSRSLVILKKDRRSRSRSRRRSKSKTRSQSRRREMSSRSPSPSRNDKSKSGSASRDSPSAEKDPSAALAKDESAVKDENVMVPIDPPALASESSIDGVVNMAVASGGGWKPIPLLGDSNKGEPAVSSQHSECLTSPQKCPIPPEVPSGEQHEASPDHHSTSVSDPNHSCQPTGEPGESDGPVTSETLYGSVDSLPPKTDADGGDKVTPQGEDGELAASPQPKSQPTSGEAETTEKEGASSKSRSPSKRKKSRSKSPAQKKRSDAKSSKKRRSRSKSPGRKKKSRSSSRSRKRKSKSRTPSRRKKSRSKSGTRKKKSRSKSRTRNKRSKSRSPKRKRSKSRSPARRSKRSRSRSGSRRRGRGAFGSHQLSQRDRWKREPSHSPVLILRKKRSPARTNRDTSKSPPRLTELDKDQLLEIAKANAAAMCAKAGIPIPESLRPKAVLQLPLPNPMSFSMPMNMNMPMNMTMNMPMSMTMNAAMASMTAATMTAALASMGSMASMHQMAPLPSITNKPPPGPPQPNMATIEDVKRKVAKQANSISIKEFTDKCKKIVERGGELAIAEPRISDDEEDGKPFGRAALREVKGISFSLNNASVRPSPALAVRSEAAFAKEFPVSSGSQHRKKEGDGGGAYGEWVTVDKKAEKAKAAAATKALATAAKETSPGDAPLSAVSVATEEPAIVKESDSVFPEPPLQPVDITQAVGERMKAQKRLAENPYDVSAICMLSRAQEQVDAWAQSNTIPGLFTGSTGATVLSSEELSNSGPQAWIKKDQFLRAAPVSGGVGEFLMRKMGWRTGEGLGRHREGTVEPIIIDFKTDRKGLVAEGEKTQKSGGMVVMKDLLGKHPVSALMEMCNKKKWIPPEFVMVTHSGPDHRKNFLFKVVVNGQDFQPASASPNKKHAKAMAATVALQAMGEVAGDTGLYTGPVFTTATTGPLFSSASNV, from the exons ATGGCGGCCAACATCGAGCAAATCTTTCGCGATTTCGTAGTAAATAAGATAAAAGAAATTGAAGATGAGAGTCAAGATATCAT TCTGACAGATGAAGGCCATCCCAATGGTAAAACTGCAGAAAGAGCAGATGGGATCAACAACACACAAG ATAAAGATGGCGTAACCAATAAGGAAGAGGGTGATGTCCCACAAAAGAAACACAAGAAACACAAGAAGcacaagaaacacaaaagcaaaaAGAAGAAACgtaaggaagagaaagagagtgactcAGAATCGGCAGCAGACTCAGATGGAGACCAGGCAAAGACTG GGGAAGAGGATGATGGGAGATCCAAGCGGCATAAACGACATTctgggaagaagaagaagaaaaagcgGAAGAAAGATGGCAAGTCCAACAGCTCATCTGAATCGGAGTCCGAGTCGAAGCCTCAGCCTGGGAACAAGGAGAGCAAACCTCAGGATCTGCCTGATATCATCCCTAAACTAGAGGAGAAGTGTTCTGAAAAGTCCTCCTCCAGACGCTCACGGTCTCGTTCAGGCAAGCGCAGGTCCAGATCCCGGGACAGGAGAGGGAGATCCAGATCGAGGTCCGGTAGAAGAGGTGTCGGACACACACGTTCCAGATCAAGGCACCGGAGGTCCGGGTCGCGTTCTAGAAGGTCCGGGTCCAGGAGAGGCAGGAGAACCCGGTCAAGGTCCCTGGTGATCTTGAAGAAAGACAGACGGTCCAGATCGAGATCCAGAAGGCGATCGAAATCTAAGACGAGATCTCAGTCGAGacgccgagagatgagttcaagATCTCCCTCTCCGTCCAGAAACGACAAATCCAAATCCGGGTCTGCCTCAAGAGACAGCCCATCGGCCGAGAAGGATCCCTCTGCGGCCCTGGCCAAAGATGAGTCTGCTGTGAAAGACGAAAACGTAATGGTTCCAATCGATCCGCCAGCCCTAGCTTCCGAAAGCAGCATTGATGGTGTCGTCAATATGGCCGTCGCCTCTGGAGGAGGGTGGAAGCCGATACCCTTATTAGGGGACAGCAATAAGGGAGAGCCAGCCGTTTCCTCCCAGCACTCAGAATGTCTGACGTCTCCACAGAAGTGCCCTATTCCTCCCGAGGTGCCTTCAGGTGAGCAGCATGAGGCCTCCCCTGACCACCATTCAACGTCAGTCTCTGATCCTAACCACAGCTGCCAGCCAACTGGTGAGCCAGGGGAATCGGATGGACCTGTTACTTCAGAAACCCTGTATGGCTCTGTAGATTCCCTACCCCCCAAAACGGATGCTGATGGAGGGGACAAGGTGACACCTCAGGGTGAAGATGGAGAGCTGGCTGCCTCACCTCAACCTAAATCACAGCCAACATCTGGAGAGGCAGAGACGACAGAGAAGGAAGGAGCGTCTTCAAAGTCCAGGTCTCCTTCAAAGAGGAAAAAGTCCAGGTCAAAGTCTCCTGCTCAGAAGAAACGCTCTGATGCAAAGTCCTCCAAGAAGAGGAGGTCCAGATCCAAGTCTCCAGGGAGGAAGAAGAAATCAAGGTCCTCGTCGCGAAGCCGCAAGAGGAAGTCCAAATCTAGGACGCCGTCTCGGAGGAAGAAGTCTCGTTCAAAGTCTGGGACGAGAAAGAAGAAATCACGATCCAAATCCAGAACGCGGAACAAGCGCTCAAAGTCTAGGTCACCGAAAAGGAAACGGTCCAAGTCACGGTCTCCTGCTCGGAGGTCAAAGCGATCGAGGTCGCGCTCCGGTTCGCGGCGGAGGGGGAGGGGTGCATTCGGCAGCCACCAGCTGAGCCAGAGGGACCGCTGGAAGCGTGAGCCAAGCCACTCCCCAGTCCTCATCCTCCGCAAGAAGAGGTCCCCGGCACGCACCAACCGCGACACCAGCAAAAGCCCGCCACGACTCACAGAGCTGG ATAAAGACCAGTTACTGGAGATTGCTAAGGCTAATGCAGCCGCCATGTGTGCCAAGGCCGGGATACCCATCCCAGAGAGCCTGCGACCCAAAGCAGTCCTCCAGCTGCCTTTACCCAACCCCATGTCCTTCTCCATGCCCATGAATATGAACATGCCCATGAACATGACTATGAACATGCCTATGAGCATGACCATGAATGCAGCTATGGCTAGCATGACGGCTGCCACAATGACGGCTGCCCTGGCCAGTATGGGATCTATGGCCTCCATGCACCAGATGGCCCCGCTCCCCAGCATCACCAACAAGCCCCCGCCAGGTCCCCCCCAGCCCAACATGGCCACCATCGAGGATGTGAAGAGGAAGGTGGCCAAGCAGGCCAACAGCATCAGCATCAAGGAGTTCACTGAC AAGTGTAAGAAGAtagtggagaggggaggggagctgGCCATCGCTGAGCCCCGTATATCTGACGACGAGGAAGACGGCAAACCGTTTGGACGAGCCGCCCTGAGGGAGGTCAAGGGCATCTCCTTCAGCCTCAAT aaCGCGTCCGTGCGTCCATCGCCGGCGTTGGCAGTTCGGAGCGAGGCGGCGTTCGCCAAGGAGTTCCCCGTGTCATCGGGCTCCCAGCACAGGAAGAAGGAGGGCGACGGGGGAGGGGCTTACGGAGAGTGGGTGACCGTCGACAAGAAGGCGGAAAAGGCCAAAGCGGCGGCGGCGACCAAGGCCTTGGCAACGGCTGCCAAGGAAACTTCGCCTGGGGATGCGCCTTTGTCTGCGGTGTCCGTGGCAACGGAGGAGCCGGCGATCGTCAAGGAGAGTGATAGTGTGTTCCCGGAGCCTCCGCTACAG CCTGTAGACATCACCCAGGCAGTTGGTGAGAGGATGAAGGCCCAGAAGCGTCTGGCGGAGAACCCGTACGACGTCAGCGCCATCTGCATGCTCAGCCGTGCTCAGGAAcag GTGGATGCGTGGGCCCAGTCCAACACCATCCCTGGTCTGTTTACAGGTTCTACTGGAGCCACGGTGCTCAGCTCAGAGGAGCTGTCCAACAGCGGACCACAGGCCTGGATCAAAAAG gaccaGTTCTTGCGAGCAGCCCCGGTGTCGGGAGGAGTAGGGGAGTTCCTCATGAGGAAGATGGGATGGCGGACGGGGGAGGGGCTAGGGCGACACCGCGAGGGCACTGTCGAGCCAATCATCATCGACTTCAAGACCGACCGCAAAG GTCTGGTGGCTGAAGGAGAGAAGACTCAGAAGTCGGGCGGTATGGTTGTGATGAAGGATCTACTGG GTAAGCACCCAGTGTCTGCTCTGATGGAGATGTGTAACAAGAAGAAGTGGATTCCTCCAGAGTTTGTTATGGTGACCCACAGTGGCCCAGACCACCGCAAGAACTTCCTTTTCAAG GTGGTGGTGAATGGTCAAGACTTCCAGCCCGCGTCAGCCAGTCCCAATAAGAAGCATGCCAAAGCCATGGCTGCTACGGTGGCTCTGCAGGCCATGGGAGAAGTGGCAGGGGACACAGGGCTTTATACAGGGCCTGTGTTCACCACTGCTACCACTGGACCACTGTTCTCCTCCGCCTCCaatgtgtaa